One window of Buchnera aphidicola genomic DNA carries:
- a CDS encoding FliG C-terminal domain-containing protein, translated as MMDLNGVQKSALLLISMDLKETISVLKNFTDLEIKLLLDTIIAFDNDIFKYSDIIVHEFYDTLRKNKIFNFDANTRILKILAKTIGEDKSHRLLKDSLLQRSFLYNISMLELLSAKDIFVLLQQENLYIVSAVLTYIKDNLSIQILALFHKNLRDDILQALGNFSGLNYSGFFELNKIISGFLYQHDFISVEEKRINKISKILFTFESNNIIQLVRKIKTSCPFLVKKVISRYFQLQHIACMSNDDVKFIINNVDICQIYILLKHMHKEVKNKFISNMSPAEYKGFQKYFLKDRKITFAKIYLQKNLLLTKIKNFIRNGKIFRDK; from the coding sequence ATGATGGATTTAAATGGTGTACAAAAAAGCGCTTTATTGTTAATATCTATGGATTTAAAAGAAACTATTTCTGTATTAAAAAATTTTACTGATTTAGAAATAAAATTACTCTTAGATACTATTATTGCGTTTGATAATGATATTTTTAAATATTCTGATATTATTGTACATGAGTTTTACGATACTTTGAGAAAAAACAAAATTTTTAATTTTGATGCTAATACGCGTATATTAAAAATTTTAGCAAAAACTATAGGTGAAGATAAATCGCATAGATTATTAAAAGATAGTTTACTTCAGCGTTCCTTTTTATATAATATTTCTATGCTCGAGTTATTAAGCGCAAAAGATATTTTTGTGTTACTTCAGCAAGAAAATTTATATATTGTTTCTGCTGTATTAACATATATAAAAGATAATTTATCTATACAGATTTTAGCTTTATTTCACAAAAATCTAAGAGACGATATTTTACAAGCTTTAGGTAATTTTTCTGGTTTAAATTATTCTGGTTTTTTTGAATTAAATAAAATAATTTCTGGTTTTCTCTACCAACATGATTTTATTTCTGTAGAAGAAAAAAGAATTAATAAAATTTCAAAAATATTGTTTACTTTTGAGAGTAACAACATTATACAGCTTGTCAGAAAAATAAAGACATCATGTCCGTTTCTTGTCAAGAAAGTAATCAGTCGATATTTTCAATTACAACATATTGCGTGCATGAGTAATGATGATGTAAAATTTATTATAAACAATGTAGACATATGTCAAATATATATATTATTAAAACACATGCATAAAGAAGTAAAAAATAAATTTATTTCAAATATGTCTCCAGCAGAATACAAAGGTTTTCAAAAATATTTTTTAAAAGATCGAAAAATTACTTTTGCAAAAATATACTTACAAAAAAATTTGTTACTTACAAAAATTAAAAATTTTATAAGAAATGGTAAAATATTTAGAGATAAATAG